From Burkholderia savannae, a single genomic window includes:
- a CDS encoding hydantoinase/oxoprolinase family protein, with product MGIRIGVDIGGSFADFAVLDDATGELKTLKVFSRPDSPGSEVLRGMEALGERYGIAPRDVAYFTHGTTVGVNAVVQRKGLRLGLVTTRHFEDVLDLARLKGPDMYNLLSKRPAPLVPRERVFGVIERLAADGGVETPVDEASVLDAIARLRRAKCEGVVIALLHAYRNPAHEHAVKAIVEREMPGFFVSCSSDVWPIIREYERTSTAVIGGYVQPKVSHYLGSLQRALAQTGVACDMKVTKSNGGVMSAEAGKTNCVQMILSGTASGVIGAAYVARQSGLARCMSLDIGGTTADVALIVDGEPQYASGEYIGDFQIHIPSVSVSSIGDGGGSIAWVDDFGVLKVGPDSAGSNPGPVCYGRGGTRATITDAFVVLGVIGNASLGYDSVKVDRAAAHRAIDALAERLGADAYRTAEAIVDVAVSGMYAGVSRIVSRFGIDPRAFALLPFGGAGPMLACHFARAIGIDEIVVPIAPGVLSALGGLIADTRNDFVKTAYYDLDAASLARLSDDARALERAARAWIADQIGDDRDARIAVSADMRYKGQSFEIDTPLELDWLHGGDPAPLRDAFHREHARLYGHGDPGARVQVVALRLVISAATPKPALKAVDASDAPPAPVSTIRVFMNGAFHDAALYLRRDLKAGQRFDGPAVIAQDDCTTTVLPGYRGRVDALGQLILLRAN from the coding sequence GTGGGAATCCGAATCGGGGTGGACATCGGCGGCTCATTCGCCGATTTCGCGGTGCTCGACGACGCGACGGGCGAATTGAAGACGCTGAAGGTGTTTTCGCGGCCGGACAGCCCCGGCAGCGAAGTGCTGCGCGGAATGGAGGCGCTCGGCGAGCGCTACGGGATCGCGCCGCGCGACGTCGCGTACTTCACGCACGGCACGACGGTCGGCGTGAACGCGGTCGTGCAGCGCAAGGGCCTGCGGCTCGGGCTCGTGACGACGCGCCATTTCGAGGACGTGCTCGACCTCGCGCGGCTGAAGGGCCCCGACATGTACAACCTGCTGTCGAAGCGCCCCGCGCCGCTCGTGCCGCGCGAGCGCGTGTTCGGCGTGATCGAGCGGCTCGCGGCCGACGGCGGCGTCGAGACGCCCGTCGACGAGGCGAGCGTGCTCGACGCGATCGCGCGGCTGCGGCGCGCGAAGTGCGAAGGCGTGGTGATCGCGCTGCTCCATGCGTATCGCAATCCGGCGCACGAGCACGCGGTGAAGGCGATCGTCGAGCGCGAGATGCCGGGCTTCTTCGTGTCGTGCTCGTCGGACGTGTGGCCGATCATCCGCGAATACGAGCGCACGTCGACCGCCGTGATCGGCGGCTACGTGCAGCCGAAGGTGTCGCATTATCTCGGCTCGCTGCAGCGCGCGCTCGCGCAGACGGGCGTGGCGTGCGACATGAAGGTCACGAAATCCAACGGCGGCGTGATGAGCGCCGAAGCGGGCAAGACCAACTGCGTGCAGATGATCCTGTCCGGCACCGCGTCCGGCGTGATCGGCGCCGCGTACGTCGCGAGGCAGAGCGGCCTCGCGCGCTGCATGAGCCTCGACATCGGCGGCACGACGGCCGACGTCGCGCTGATCGTCGACGGCGAGCCGCAGTACGCGAGCGGCGAATACATCGGCGATTTCCAGATCCACATTCCTTCGGTGTCCGTGTCGTCGATCGGCGACGGCGGCGGCTCGATCGCGTGGGTCGACGATTTCGGCGTACTGAAGGTGGGCCCGGACAGCGCGGGCTCGAATCCGGGGCCCGTCTGCTACGGGCGCGGCGGCACGCGCGCGACGATCACCGACGCGTTCGTCGTGCTCGGCGTGATCGGCAACGCGAGCCTCGGCTACGACTCGGTGAAGGTCGACCGAGCGGCCGCGCATCGCGCGATCGACGCGCTCGCTGAGCGGCTCGGCGCGGATGCATACCGCACCGCCGAGGCGATCGTCGACGTCGCGGTGTCGGGGATGTACGCGGGCGTGAGCCGGATCGTGTCGCGCTTCGGGATCGATCCGCGCGCGTTCGCGCTGCTGCCGTTCGGCGGCGCGGGGCCGATGCTCGCGTGCCATTTCGCGCGCGCGATCGGCATCGACGAGATCGTCGTGCCGATCGCGCCGGGCGTGCTGAGCGCGCTGGGCGGCCTGATCGCCGATACGCGCAACGATTTCGTGAAGACCGCTTACTACGATCTCGACGCGGCGTCGCTCGCGCGCCTTTCCGACGACGCGCGCGCGCTCGAACGCGCGGCGCGCGCGTGGATCGCCGATCAGATCGGCGACGATCGCGACGCGCGAATCGCGGTGTCGGCGGACATGCGCTACAAGGGCCAGTCGTTCGAGATCGACACGCCGCTCGAGCTCGACTGGCTGCACGGCGGCGATCCCGCGCCGCTGCGCGACGCGTTTCATCGCGAGCACGCGCGCCTGTACGGCCACGGCGATCCGGGCGCGCGCGTGCAGGTGGTCGCGCTGCGGCTCGTGATCTCGGCCGCGACGCCGAAGCCCGCGCTGAAGGCCGTCGACGCGAGCGACGCGCCGCCCGCGCCCGTGAGCACGATCCGCGTGTTCATGAACGGCGCGTTCCACGACGCGGCGCTCTACCTGCGCCGCGACCTGAAGGCGGGCCAGCGCTTCGACGGCCCGGCCGTGATCGCGCAGGACGACTGCACGACGACGGTGCTGCCGGGCTACCGCGGCCGCGTCGACGCGCTCGGCCAGCTGATCCTCTTGCGCGCGAACTGA
- a CDS encoding glycosyltransferase family 2 protein, which produces MRDQINTPLISLVVPFYNEGAAVTRFFAEVVPLMEAIESIRFEIVCVNDGSRDDTLDQLVAVSAQDARVRVIDLTRNFGKEAALTAGLDESNGDAVIPIDADLQDPPSLIPVMIEHWRGGAEVVAAKRSNRACDTFAKRTAAALYYRVHNALSEVKLPVNVGDFRLMDRQVVNALRSLPERRRFMKGLFAWVGYRTVIVEYQREARCAGHSKFSGWKLWNFALEGITSFSTVPLRSWTYIGLGIAALAFLYGGFIVARTLWMGNPVPGYASLISVMLFIGGIELVGIGVVGEYIGRIYYESKERPIYLVRRRYQARTKVSALPVGSAATRAAHGARIDFARRRAMPRARAASR; this is translated from the coding sequence ATGCGGGATCAAATAAACACACCGCTCATTTCGCTCGTCGTGCCGTTCTACAACGAAGGCGCTGCGGTCACGCGGTTCTTCGCGGAAGTCGTGCCGTTGATGGAGGCGATCGAATCGATCCGCTTCGAGATCGTCTGCGTGAACGACGGCAGCCGCGACGATACGCTCGATCAGCTCGTCGCCGTGAGCGCGCAGGACGCCCGGGTGCGCGTGATCGATCTGACGCGCAACTTCGGCAAGGAGGCCGCGCTGACGGCCGGCCTCGACGAATCGAACGGCGACGCCGTGATACCGATCGACGCGGACTTGCAGGACCCGCCGAGCCTCATTCCGGTGATGATCGAGCATTGGCGCGGCGGCGCCGAGGTGGTCGCGGCCAAGCGCAGCAACCGCGCGTGCGACACGTTCGCGAAGCGCACCGCGGCCGCGCTCTATTACCGCGTGCACAATGCGTTGTCCGAAGTGAAGCTGCCCGTCAACGTCGGCGATTTCCGGCTGATGGACCGGCAGGTCGTCAACGCGCTGCGCAGCCTGCCCGAACGCCGGCGCTTCATGAAGGGGCTGTTCGCGTGGGTCGGCTATCGGACCGTGATCGTCGAGTATCAACGCGAGGCGCGCTGCGCCGGGCATTCGAAGTTCTCCGGCTGGAAGCTCTGGAACTTCGCGCTCGAAGGAATCACGAGCTTCAGCACGGTGCCGCTGCGCAGCTGGACCTACATCGGGCTCGGGATCGCCGCGCTCGCGTTCCTGTACGGCGGCTTCATCGTCGCGCGCACGCTGTGGATGGGCAATCCGGTGCCGGGCTATGCTTCGTTGATCTCGGTGATGCTGTTCATCGGCGGGATCGAGCTTGTCGGCATCGGCGTGGTCGGCGAGTACATCGGCCGCATCTACTACGAATCGAAGGAACGGCCGATCTACCTCGTGCGCCGCCGCTATCAGGCGCGCACCAAGGTGAGCGCGCTGCCTGTCGGCAGCGCCGCGACGCGCGCCGCGCACGGCGCGCGGATCGATTTCGCGCGGCGGCGCGCGATGCCGCGCGCCCGCGCCGCGAGCCGCTGA
- a CDS encoding ABC transporter substrate-binding protein produces the protein MSDEIKHGGFTRRDMMRVMAAGGVLATGAAGGLLAGARSAFAAPAPKRGGKIRVAYDASSTADTLDPAKGSTGADYIRCFLFYSGLTQLDESLTPQPNIAESVQTKDAKTWVVKLRRGVTFHDGKPLAPADVVYSLTRHKNAATASKVKSLADQFADVKATGPNEVTLTLDNANADLPVILATPQFVIVKDGTTDFSQAIGTGPYKLKSFKPGVSTVGVRNDGYWKSGAPYLDQIELIGIGDAAARVNALLSGDVQLINGVDPRSTQRVASTAGFVVKETKSGLYTDLILRRDNAMTGNMDFVNGMKYLFDREQIRSAVFRGYSVIANDQPIPPGHRYFNASLAQRPFDLDRAKFHFQKAGAIGTTLPPIYATTDANGSVEMAVLLQQTAAKIGVNLTVNRVPADGYWSNHWMKHPIGFGSINPRSSADVLFTQFFKSDATWNESGWKNPKFDQLLLAARSETDEAKRKQMYGEMQALVSEQGGIGIPAFISLLDAHDKRLKGLGSIPTGALMGFQFAEHVWWEA, from the coding sequence ATGAGCGACGAAATCAAGCATGGCGGCTTCACGCGCCGCGACATGATGCGCGTGATGGCCGCGGGGGGCGTGTTGGCGACGGGCGCGGCGGGCGGGCTGCTGGCCGGCGCGCGATCCGCGTTCGCCGCTCCGGCGCCCAAGCGCGGCGGCAAGATCCGCGTCGCGTACGACGCGAGCTCGACCGCCGACACGCTCGATCCGGCGAAGGGCTCGACGGGCGCGGACTACATCCGCTGCTTCCTGTTCTACAGCGGCTTGACGCAGCTCGACGAGAGCCTCACGCCGCAGCCGAACATCGCCGAATCGGTGCAGACGAAGGATGCGAAGACCTGGGTCGTCAAGCTGCGCCGCGGCGTGACGTTCCACGACGGCAAGCCGCTCGCGCCCGCCGACGTCGTCTATTCGCTGACGCGCCACAAGAACGCGGCGACCGCGTCGAAGGTGAAGTCGCTCGCCGACCAGTTCGCCGACGTCAAGGCGACGGGCCCGAACGAGGTCACGCTCACGCTCGACAACGCGAACGCCGACCTGCCGGTGATTCTGGCGACGCCGCAGTTCGTGATCGTGAAGGACGGCACGACCGATTTCTCGCAGGCGATCGGCACGGGCCCGTACAAGCTGAAATCGTTCAAGCCGGGCGTGTCGACCGTCGGCGTGCGCAACGACGGCTACTGGAAATCGGGCGCGCCGTATCTCGACCAGATCGAGCTGATCGGCATCGGCGACGCGGCCGCGCGCGTGAACGCGCTGCTGTCGGGCGATGTGCAGCTCATCAACGGCGTCGATCCGCGCTCGACGCAGCGGGTTGCGTCGACGGCGGGCTTCGTGGTGAAGGAGACGAAGTCGGGCCTCTACACGGACTTGATCCTGCGCCGCGACAACGCGATGACGGGCAACATGGATTTCGTCAACGGGATGAAGTACCTGTTCGACCGCGAGCAGATCCGCTCGGCCGTGTTCCGCGGCTATTCGGTGATCGCGAACGATCAGCCGATTCCGCCCGGGCATCGCTACTTCAACGCGTCGCTGGCGCAGCGGCCGTTCGATCTCGACCGCGCGAAGTTCCATTTCCAGAAGGCGGGCGCGATCGGCACGACGCTGCCGCCGATCTACGCGACGACCGACGCGAACGGCTCGGTCGAGATGGCGGTGCTGCTGCAGCAGACGGCCGCGAAGATCGGCGTGAACCTGACGGTGAACCGCGTGCCCGCCGACGGCTACTGGTCGAACCACTGGATGAAGCATCCGATCGGCTTCGGCAGCATCAACCCGCGCTCGAGCGCCGACGTGCTGTTCACGCAGTTCTTCAAGTCGGATGCGACGTGGAACGAGTCGGGCTGGAAGAACCCGAAGTTCGACCAGCTGCTGCTCGCCGCGCGCTCGGAAACCGACGAGGCGAAGCGCAAGCAGATGTACGGCGAGATGCAGGCGCTCGTATCGGAGCAGGGCGGGATCGGCATTCCGGCGTTCATCAGCCTGCTCGATGCGCACGACAAGCGCCTGAAGGGGCTCGGCTCGATCCCGACGGGCGCGCTGATGGGCTTCCAGTTCGCCGAGCATGTCTGGTGGGAAGCGTGA
- a CDS encoding class I SAM-dependent methyltransferase, protein MSPEAYLQMAATESTHWWFRARRDILHALLAKLALPAGARILEIGSGTGGNLEMLEEFGAVSALEMDDTARSIANRRTGWRFDIRAGRCPDDVPFGDQRFDLICFFDCLEHIEDDAAALRRASDHLAPGGAIVVTVPAYQWLWSAHDTFLHHYRRYDRAALERCAQAAGCKIVRSSYFNTLLFPVAVAARMTDRLLHRARSSGDAIGPRAVNSALYRIFRAERGWLPKHSLPFGVSLFAVLTKHSAPQ, encoded by the coding sequence ATGTCACCCGAAGCTTATCTGCAGATGGCCGCCACCGAATCCACGCACTGGTGGTTCCGCGCACGGCGCGACATCCTGCATGCGTTGCTCGCGAAGCTCGCGTTGCCGGCGGGCGCCCGCATACTCGAGATCGGCTCCGGCACGGGCGGCAATCTCGAGATGCTGGAGGAATTCGGCGCGGTGAGCGCACTCGAGATGGACGACACCGCGCGCTCGATCGCGAACCGCCGAACCGGCTGGCGCTTCGACATTCGCGCGGGCCGCTGCCCGGACGACGTGCCGTTCGGCGACCAGCGCTTCGATCTGATCTGCTTCTTCGATTGCCTCGAGCACATCGAGGACGACGCGGCCGCGCTGCGCCGCGCGAGCGACCATCTCGCGCCGGGCGGCGCGATCGTCGTCACGGTGCCCGCGTATCAGTGGCTCTGGAGCGCGCACGACACGTTTCTCCATCACTACCGCCGCTACGACCGCGCGGCGCTCGAGCGCTGCGCGCAGGCGGCCGGCTGCAAGATCGTGCGAAGCTCGTATTTCAACACGCTGCTGTTTCCGGTCGCCGTCGCCGCGCGGATGACCGACCGGCTGCTGCATCGCGCGCGCTCGAGCGGCGACGCGATCGGGCCGCGCGCGGTCAACTCCGCGTTGTACCGCATCTTCCGCGCGGAACGCGGCTGGCTGCCGAAGCATTCGCTGCCGTTCGGCGTGTCGCTGTTCGCGGTCCTGACGAAGCACAGCGCGCCGCAATGA
- a CDS encoding ABC transporter permease, with product MNHADLIQRSSATPADGREPAWNGGSPPGAPAPRAARKPLAARLRLSKGGWAGLAMVSVALFVAVFAPWLAPHSVGSIVSADVFAAFSAKLPLGSDYLGRDMLSRIIYGTRLTVLLALAAALLAAITGTSLGLLATVAGRAVDETMSRLLDAITSIPSKMFALMLVAVFGSSLPLLIVTAAISYMPGSYRIARSLALNISTYEYVQVARARGESPVYIACVEMLPNMIHPMLADTGLRFTFVVLLLSGLSFLGLGVQPPYADLGSLVRENIAGLGDGSPVVIMPALAIAIVTVGVNLLIDGLPHRGRRSDAALAAGEH from the coding sequence ATGAACCACGCCGATCTGATTCAACGCAGCAGCGCCACGCCCGCCGACGGCCGCGAGCCGGCGTGGAACGGCGGCTCGCCGCCCGGCGCGCCCGCCCCGCGCGCCGCGCGCAAGCCGCTCGCCGCGCGGCTGCGGCTGTCCAAGGGCGGCTGGGCGGGCCTCGCGATGGTGAGCGTCGCGCTGTTCGTCGCGGTGTTCGCGCCGTGGCTCGCGCCGCACTCGGTCGGCTCGATCGTGTCGGCCGACGTGTTCGCCGCGTTCAGCGCGAAGCTGCCGCTCGGCTCCGACTACCTCGGCCGCGACATGCTGAGCCGCATCATCTACGGCACGCGCCTGACGGTGCTGCTCGCGCTCGCGGCGGCGCTTCTCGCCGCGATCACCGGCACGTCGCTCGGCTTGCTCGCGACGGTCGCGGGCCGCGCGGTCGACGAAACGATGAGCCGCCTGCTCGACGCGATCACGTCGATCCCGTCGAAGATGTTCGCGCTGATGCTGGTCGCGGTGTTCGGCTCGTCGCTGCCGCTTTTGATCGTCACGGCCGCGATCAGCTACATGCCGGGCTCGTACCGGATCGCGCGCTCGCTCGCGCTCAACATCAGCACGTACGAATACGTGCAGGTCGCGCGCGCGCGCGGCGAGAGCCCGGTCTACATCGCGTGCGTCGAGATGCTGCCGAACATGATCCACCCGATGCTCGCCGACACCGGCCTGCGCTTCACGTTCGTCGTGCTGCTCCTGAGCGGCCTGAGCTTTCTCGGCCTCGGCGTGCAGCCGCCGTACGCGGACCTCGGCTCGCTCGTGCGCGAGAACATCGCCGGGCTCGGCGACGGCTCGCCCGTCGTCATCATGCCGGCGCTCGCGATCGCGATCGTCACGGTCGGCGTGAACCTGCTGATCGACGGCCTGCCGCACCGCGGCCGCCGCAGCGACGCGGCGCTCGCCGCAGGAGAACACTGA
- a CDS encoding GtrA family protein: MSAVTDIGVRARLVRFGVSGALSTALHAAIAGALMGAFAATAVQANAVAFVCATGASYLLNTLWSFSAPLRWRNVVRFLAVSAAGLMLTMAISRGVQALGVAAAWSIAAVVALVPPLTFAMHRRWTYR, encoded by the coding sequence ATGAGCGCCGTCACCGACATCGGCGTGCGCGCGCGGCTCGTGCGCTTCGGCGTGTCCGGCGCGCTGTCCACCGCGCTGCACGCGGCGATCGCCGGCGCGCTGATGGGTGCGTTCGCCGCGACCGCGGTGCAGGCGAACGCGGTCGCGTTCGTCTGCGCGACGGGCGCGTCGTATCTGCTGAACACGTTGTGGAGCTTTTCGGCGCCGCTGCGCTGGCGCAACGTCGTGCGCTTCCTTGCGGTGTCGGCCGCGGGCCTGATGCTGACGATGGCGATCTCGCGCGGCGTGCAGGCGCTCGGCGTCGCGGCCGCGTGGAGCATCGCGGCCGTCGTCGCGCTCGTGCCGCCGTTGACGTTCGCGATGCATCGGCGCTGGACGTATCGCTGA
- a CDS encoding ABC transporter ATP-binding protein: MNANRENLVEVRGLRVVGGRPGEPVTTIVHGVDFDVRRGEVLALIGESGSGKTTIALSLMGHARSGCRIAGGAIRVGDADVRALSDPALASLRGRKVAYIAQSAAAAFNPVRTILDQVIESALIHKTLTRRAAEAKAVELFRALALPEPEKIGARYPHQVSGGQLQRLMAAMALITDPELVILDEPTTALDVTTQIDVLQAFKRVIRQCGMTAVYVSHDLAVVAQMADRIVVLSDGRIREIGDTEQILHAPAHPYTQSLIAAVTPSDFARAASGATARAAARPLLEVRRVTAGYGRKDAKGRPAKTILDDVELSIGRGQTVGVIGESGSGKTTLAKVIAGLVPAAGGQLLLDGAPLPGDLGRRTKEQYRRIQIVFQNADTALNPAHTVERTLARPLAFYHGMKGERARRRVAELLELVRLPASIAARRTVELSGGQKQRVNLARALAAEPDLILCDEVTSALDTVVGAAIMELLRDLQRKLGVSYLFITHDIAKVRAISDDIVVLYAGRRVETGSRDALCAPPFHPYSHLLVSSAPELRAGWLDDATERCRRPLAPIGPPADNPELCAFLPRCAARIDGVCNRATPSMRTLDNGAQVLCHRSEADLIQFQALPAAAALAGAERA; the protein is encoded by the coding sequence ATGAACGCGAATCGCGAAAACCTCGTCGAGGTGCGCGGGCTGCGCGTCGTCGGCGGCCGCCCGGGCGAGCCCGTCACGACGATCGTGCACGGCGTCGACTTCGACGTGCGGCGCGGCGAAGTGCTCGCGCTGATCGGCGAATCGGGCTCCGGCAAGACGACGATCGCGCTGTCGCTGATGGGCCACGCGCGCAGCGGCTGCCGGATCGCGGGCGGCGCGATCCGCGTCGGCGACGCCGACGTGCGCGCGCTGTCCGACCCGGCGCTCGCGTCGCTGCGCGGCCGCAAGGTCGCGTACATCGCGCAGAGCGCGGCCGCCGCGTTCAATCCGGTGCGCACGATCCTCGATCAGGTGATCGAGAGCGCGCTGATCCACAAGACGCTGACGCGGCGCGCGGCCGAGGCGAAGGCGGTCGAACTGTTCCGCGCGCTCGCGCTGCCCGAGCCGGAGAAGATCGGCGCGCGCTACCCGCACCAGGTGTCGGGCGGGCAGCTTCAGCGGCTGATGGCCGCGATGGCGCTCATCACCGATCCGGAGCTCGTGATCCTCGACGAGCCGACCACCGCGCTCGACGTGACCACGCAGATCGACGTGCTGCAGGCATTCAAGCGCGTGATCCGGCAGTGCGGGATGACGGCCGTGTACGTGTCGCACGATCTCGCAGTGGTCGCGCAGATGGCGGACCGGATCGTCGTGCTGAGCGACGGCCGCATCCGCGAGATCGGCGACACCGAGCAGATTCTGCACGCGCCGGCGCATCCGTACACGCAGAGCCTGATCGCCGCGGTCACGCCGAGCGATTTCGCGCGCGCGGCCTCGGGCGCGACGGCGCGGGCCGCCGCGCGGCCGCTCCTCGAAGTGCGGCGCGTGACGGCCGGCTACGGCCGCAAGGACGCGAAGGGCCGGCCCGCGAAGACGATTCTCGACGACGTCGAGCTGTCGATCGGCCGCGGACAAACCGTCGGCGTGATCGGCGAATCGGGCTCGGGCAAGACGACGCTCGCGAAGGTGATCGCGGGCCTCGTGCCGGCCGCGGGCGGCCAGCTGCTGCTCGACGGCGCGCCGCTGCCGGGCGATCTGGGCCGCCGCACGAAGGAGCAGTACCGGCGCATCCAGATCGTGTTCCAGAACGCGGATACCGCGCTCAATCCGGCGCACACGGTCGAGCGCACGCTCGCGCGGCCGCTCGCGTTCTATCACGGGATGAAGGGCGAGCGCGCGCGGCGGCGCGTCGCCGAGCTGCTCGAGCTCGTGCGGCTGCCGGCGTCGATCGCCGCGCGCCGCACGGTCGAGCTGTCCGGCGGACAGAAGCAGCGCGTGAACCTCGCGCGCGCGCTCGCGGCCGAGCCGGATCTGATCCTCTGCGACGAAGTGACGTCCGCGCTCGACACGGTGGTCGGCGCGGCGATCATGGAGCTGCTGCGCGACCTGCAACGCAAGCTCGGCGTGTCGTATCTGTTCATCACGCACGACATCGCGAAGGTGCGCGCGATCAGCGACGACATCGTCGTGCTGTACGCGGGCCGGCGCGTCGAGACGGGCAGCCGCGACGCGCTGTGCGCGCCGCCGTTCCATCCGTATTCGCATCTGCTCGTGTCGTCCGCGCCCGAGCTGCGCGCGGGCTGGCTCGACGACGCGACCGAGCGCTGCCGCCGCCCGCTCGCGCCGATCGGCCCGCCGGCCGACAACCCCGAGCTGTGCGCGTTCCTGCCGCGCTGCGCGGCGCGCATCGACGGCGTGTGCAACCGGGCGACGCCGTCGATGCGCACGCTCGACAACGGCGCGCAGGTGCTCTGCCATCGCAGCGAGGCCGACCTGATCCAGTTCCAGGCGCTGCCCGCGGCGGCGGCGCTCGCGGGCGCGGAGCGCGCGTGA
- a CDS encoding ABC transporter permease, producing the protein MNQTIVELIGKRIALTALTLLIVSVIIFAITNLLPGDAAQAALGQSATPETVAALRQQFGLDQPVHLRYGHWLAQVLHGDFGKSLSSGLPVAEMIDGRLPKSLTLAAITTAVSVPVALVLGILAAVKRETVIDRIVSLGTLSLVATPEFLIATVAVLVLAVKLHWLSALSYGGEIDSVDHFLRAYAMPVLTLCAVVIAQMARMTRAAVIEQLGASYVEMAMLKGASPARVVLRHALPNAIGPIANAVALSLSYLLGGVIVVETIFNYPGLASLMVDAVSNRDFPLVQACTMIFCSGYLALVLLADLCSIVSNPKLRT; encoded by the coding sequence ATGAACCAGACCATAGTCGAATTGATCGGCAAGCGGATCGCGCTGACGGCGCTCACGCTGCTGATCGTGTCGGTGATCATCTTCGCGATCACGAACCTGCTGCCGGGCGACGCCGCGCAAGCGGCGCTCGGGCAGTCGGCGACGCCGGAGACGGTCGCCGCGCTGCGCCAGCAGTTCGGCCTCGATCAGCCGGTTCATCTGCGCTACGGCCACTGGCTCGCGCAGGTGCTGCACGGCGATTTCGGCAAGTCGCTGTCGAGCGGGCTGCCGGTCGCCGAGATGATCGACGGGCGGCTGCCGAAATCGCTGACGCTCGCCGCGATCACGACGGCGGTGTCGGTGCCGGTCGCGCTCGTGCTCGGCATCCTCGCGGCGGTGAAACGCGAGACCGTGATCGACCGGATCGTGAGCCTCGGCACGCTGTCGCTCGTCGCGACGCCCGAGTTCCTGATCGCGACGGTCGCGGTGCTCGTGCTCGCGGTCAAGCTGCACTGGCTGTCCGCGCTGTCGTACGGCGGCGAGATCGACAGCGTCGATCACTTCCTGCGCGCGTATGCGATGCCGGTGCTCACGCTGTGCGCGGTCGTGATCGCGCAGATGGCGCGGATGACGCGCGCGGCGGTGATCGAGCAGCTCGGCGCGTCGTACGTCGAGATGGCGATGCTCAAGGGCGCGAGCCCCGCGCGCGTCGTGCTGCGCCACGCGCTGCCGAACGCGATCGGCCCGATCGCGAATGCGGTTGCGCTGAGCCTGTCGTATCTGCTCGGCGGCGTGATCGTCGTCGAGACGATCTTCAACTACCCGGGCCTCGCGAGCCTGATGGTCGACGCGGTGTCGAACCGCGATTTCCCGCTCGTCCAGGCGTGCACGATGATCTTCTGCTCCGGCTATCTGGCGCTCGTGCTGCTCGCCGACCTGTGCTCGATCGTCTCGAATCCGAAGCTGCGGACATGA